In one Misgurnus anguillicaudatus chromosome 1, ASM2758022v2, whole genome shotgun sequence genomic region, the following are encoded:
- the LOC129431906 gene encoding putative C-type lectin domain family 20 member A yields the protein MERFIQFLLFSGFWMFIQSNSNEYILIQEKKTWAAAQVYCRMNHIDLATVASNEDQTSVRVAVSAALPPLAWIGLYRNNNSWYWTYRQEILTFRFWMSGEPNNPDGKGDCAVINSSGWEDMTCNQLYPFFCYSVNSAYKFVFISQIKTWNDAKAYCTKYHTDLAIIRNQTENDLLVNMMVGYEKAWIGLFKDWWKWSDKTNIYTFPITWRAGQPDITGLNPLCGATALDGVDDRFCPETLPFICLRHTRNKIMRVELKSSQNPNDPAVMENILQLMKQKLNDRGIGNDTTLTWRVQPDGNVFSSKNESEKGQKPCPNT from the exons ATGGAAAGGTTTATTCAGTTTCTGCTTTTCTCAG GATTTTGGATGTTCATACAGAGCAACTCAAATGAATATATTCTTATCCAGGAGAAAAAGACCTGGGCCGCAGCACAAGTTTACTGCAGAATGAATCACATCGACTTGGCCACGGTCGCAAGCAATGAAGACCAGACAAGTGTCCGAGTAGCGGTTAGCGCTGCGCTGCCTCCATTGGCCTGGATTGGATTGTACAGAAACAATAACAGTTGGTATTGGACTTATCGTCAAGAGATATTGACATTCAGGTTCTGGATGTCTGGAGAGCCAAACAACCCCGATGGAAAAGGGGATTGTGCTGTCATCAATTCCAGTGGATGGGAGGATATGACATGCAATCAATTGTATCCATTTTTTTGCTACAGTG TGAACAGCGCATACAAGTTTGTTTTTATCTCTCAAATCAAGACATGGAATGATGCTAAGGCTTACTGCACAAAGTATCACACAGACCTGGCCATCATTCGGAATCAAACTGAAAATGACCTGCTGGTTAATATGATGGTAGGATATGAAAAAGCATGGATTGGTCTCTTTAAGGACTGGTGGAAGTGGTCAGATAAAACAAATATCTACACATTCCCCATCACATGGAGGGCTGGACAACCTGACATTACTGGCCTGAACCCGCTTTGTGGTGCTACAGCTCTTGATGGAGTCGATGATCGATTCTGCCCAGAGACCCTTCCATTTATCTGCTTAAGAC ATACAAGGAATAAGATCATGAGAGTGGAGTTGAAATCGAGTCAGAATCCAAATGATCCTGCAGTGATGGAGAACATCTTACAGTTG ATGAAGCAGAAACTGAATGATCGTGGGATAGGGAACGACACAACATTGACATGGAGAGTTCAGCCAGatggaaatgttttctcatcAAAAAATGAGAGTGAAAAGGGACAGAAACCCTGTCCAAACACTTGA
- the LOC129431901 gene encoding C-type mannose receptor 2-like — protein sequence MERLIQFLLFSGFWTFTQSNLNKFVLIQEKTTWADAQAYCKKYHIDLATAASNEDRISLREMVSTVLPPLAWIGMFRDNNTWYWTYHYEILTFMSWKSGKPDNPSGREDCGVINGSSGWDDMACDQLFPFFCYNVNTAHNFVFIPEIKSWNDAWVYCLKYHTNLAMIRSQTENDLLVNMMVGFQKAWIGLYKAWWWWSDGTNIYKFPVTWSAGQPDVTGLNPLCGATTLDGADDRLCTETLPFICLRHTKNQIMRVELKSSQNLNDPAVMENILQLMKQKLKDRGIGNDTTLTWRVQPDGNVFSLKHESEKGQKHCPNTFF from the exons ATGGAAAGGTTAATTCAGTTTCTGCTTTTCTCAG GATTTTGGACGTTCACACAGAGCAACTTAAATAAATTTGTTCTCATCCAAGAGAAAACGACCTGGGCTGATGCACAAGCTTACTGCAAAAAGTATCACATCGACTTGGCCACGGCTGCAAGCAATGAAGACCGGATAAGTCTACGAGAAATGGTTAGCACTGTGCTGCCTCCATTGGCTTGGATTGGAATGTTCAGAGACAATAACACTTGGTATTGGACTTATCATTATGAGATATTGACATTCATGTCCTGGAAGTCTGGAAAGCCAGACAACCCCAGTGGAAGAGAGGATTGTGGTGTCATCAATGGCAGTAGTGGATGGGATGATATGGCATGCGATCAATTGTTTCCATTTTTTTGCTACAATG TGAACACCGcacacaactttgtttttatccCTGAAATCAAGTCATGGAATGATGCTTGGGTTTACTGCCTAAAGTATCACACAAACCTGGCCATGATTCGGAGTCAAACTGAAAATGACCTGCTGGTGAATATGATGGTAGGATTTCAAAAAGCATGGATTGGTCTCTATAAGGCCTGGTGGTGGTGGTCAGATGGAACAAATATCTACAAGTTCCCCGTAACCTGGAGCGCTGGACAACCTGACGTGACTGGCCTGAACCCGCTTTGTGGCGCTACAACTCTTGATGGAGCCGATGATCGACTCTGCACAGAGACCCTTCCATTTATCTGCTTACGTC ATACAAAGAATCAGATCATGAGAGTGGAGTTGAAATCGAGTCAGAATCTAAATGATCCTGCGGTGATGGAGAACATCTTACAGTTG ATGAAGCAGAAACTGAAGGATCGTGGGATAGGGAACGACACAACATTGACATGGAGAGTTCAGCCAGAtggaaatgttttttcattaaaacatgaaagtgAAAAGGGCCAGAAACACTGTCCAAAcactttcttttaa